A genomic window from Vitis riparia cultivar Riparia Gloire de Montpellier isolate 1030 chromosome 16, EGFV_Vit.rip_1.0, whole genome shotgun sequence includes:
- the LOC117933852 gene encoding heat stress transcription factor A-1b — translation MAASSAISSAASISNLPPPFLSKTYDMVDDRATDSVVSWSSGNNSFVVWNVPEFSRDLLPKYFKHNNFSSFVRQLNTYGFRKVDPDRWEFANEGFLRGQKHLLKSISRRKSTHVHTHNQQLQQQQQQQQQQQTQVQSSSGACVEVGKFGLEEEVERLKRDKNVLMQELVRLRQQQQTTDHQLQTVGQRVQDMEQRQQQMMSFLAKAVQSPGFLAQLVQQQNDSKRRITGVNKKRRLPKQEEEIHSAKHATTAPDGRVVKYQPLMNEAAKAMLRQILKMNATPRREPSINPDAFLIDDVPSSNALDSLSSSSRVSGVTLAEVPPSGQSYLPVESAYSSNHLSAGISETQSSPTVMTDSVKAAQFPEVNVPNSQEDTVLTDFTQMEGIIPESTVEIPNVGMVGTENGSPGYMDPMAGILDGVVPADTDEFSLDSNVDSLLDGIPKLPSINDAFWEQFLAASPLTGDTDEIHSSMLEDNVVNVHELQPGVNGWNNTQHMDHLTERMGLLASKAKGM, via the exons ATGGCGGCGTCTTCGGCAATCTCCTCGGCAGCGTCGATCTCGAATCTGCCGCCGCCGTTCCTCAGCAAGACCTACGACATGGTAGACGATCGGGCCACCGACTCGGTGGTATCGTGGAGTAGCGGCAACAACAGCTTTGTTGTCTGGAATGTTCCGGAGTTCTCTAGAGACCTTTTGCCCAAGTACTTCAAGCACAATAATTTCTCCAGCTTTGTGAGGCAGTTGAATACTTAT GGATTTAGGAAGGTGGATCCAGACCGCTGGGAATTTGCAAATGAGGGTTTTCTAAGAGGTCAAAAACACCTTTTGAAGAGTATTAGTAGGCGAAAATCCACTCATGTACATACTCATAATCAACAactacaacaacaacaacaacaacaacaacaacaacaaacacAAGTGCAAAGCTCATCGGGAGCATGTGTTGAGGTAGGGAAGTTTGGGCTTGAAGAAGAGGTTGAGCGGCTTAAAAGAGATAAGAATGTTCTTATGCAAGAACTTGTTAGGTTGAGGCAGCAGCAGCAAACAACTGATCACCAGTTGCAAACTGTTGGGCAGCGTGTTCAAGATATGGAGCAACGGCAGCAACAAATGATGTCATTCCTTGCAAAAGCTGTACAAAGCCCTGGTTTCTTAGCTCAGCTGGTACAGCAGCAGAATGATAGCAAAAGGCGCATTACAGGTGTCAATAAGAAAAGGAGACTTCCAAAGCAGGAGGAAGAGATCCATTCTGCTAAGCATGCTACCACTGCTCCAGATGGGCGGGTTGTCAAGTACCAGCCTCTAATGAATGAGGCTGCAAAAGCAATGTTGCGACAGATCTTGAAGATGAATGCGACTCCAAGGCGAGAGCCTTCCATTAACCCTGATGCTTTCCTAATTGATGATGTTCCATCCTCCAATGCATTAGATAGTTTGAGCTCATCAAGTCGGGTTTCAGGAGTGACCCTTGCAGAAGTTCCACCATCTGGTCAGTCTTACTTGCCAGTGGAGTCAGCATATTCATCCAATCATCTATCAGCTGGCATCTCTGAGACCCAGTCTTCCCCCACTGTCATGACTGACTCAGTAAAAGCAGCTCAATTCCCAGAAGTCAATGTACCTAATTCTCAGGAAGATACTGTCTTGACTGACTTCACTCAAATGGAAGGAATCATTCCAGAAAGCACGGTTGAAATCCCTAATGTTGGCATGGTTGGCACTGAAAATGGGAGTCCAGGGTATATGGATCCAATGGCAGGCATTTTAGATGGGGTAGTTCCTGCAGACACTGACGAGTTCTCGCTCGATTCCAATGTAGATAGCTTGCTGGATGGGATACCCAAGCTTCCCAGCATTAATGATGCTTTCTGGGAACAGTTTCTTGCAGCAAGCCCACTCACTGGTGACACAGATGAGATTCATTCAAGCATGCTGGAAGATAATGTGGTCAATGTACATGAGTTACAGCCAGGGGTGAACGGATGGAATAATACCCAGCATATGGATCATCTTACAGAACGAATGGGCCTTCTTGCATCAAAGGCCAAGGGGATGTGA